The window aaggtacatagacgcaacggagatgataaacactagtttgactcacgagcaatactcccgaaccatacccataaccttcatagctataacccataatttccttagctctatcccgctcgaaaaacaatttcgaaatcactcggacatcactccgtcgcaatattttatgtatactaataatatcttgaaacaatacggagtaaatatatatatgtaaatcgattgagagagtttagagaaaaatattttcaagtttctatgaaataatgaaacctattgaattctatttataatagatttttgaattattaaagtgaattattaaagtatgaattattaaagtatgaattattaaagtgaattattaaagtatgaattattaaagtgaattattaaagttaaagtaaagtaaaaataaagtaaaggtaaagtttaagtatagtaaaagtataaaactatgtacatataatacgcgtataaatatatataatattaatttaaatcgttatatatatttaatataaatatcgttatctttatcatactagttaagtaatgagttgtcaaaagtggttctagatatttataaaagttatatatgttttaataataatgttctttttaaactgaaaatatttttgtacgtttgaaactaaatcaaataaatatgataattttgtttttcaaaactaaatatatttaagaatcattttgtttaaaggttaaaataatggaaatcgttatatcataaaacgttttagaaaagtagaatcatatatattcataatagatttcaagtttttaaattacagtctgttggtgaagcatgcgataaagttcaaaggttaattaaacgtatgaaattattttaataaaaaatgtcgagttacttaacttgtcgatatccaacatctaagttatttacactccacgttcttacttataaatcactttaccattttctgaatgttgtcaaaaagattagatttcttaaatcacagtggacctcataacatagatccgtaatcatatcacaatgtatctgataaatcaatcatttgatattatcttctaattccagcgataaacatattgaaacaaatacgttcatgtaaagtattatacgtttaatactttattaatattctcaagttatataatatatatatatacatatttatttatatataacggttcgtgaatcgtcggaatttggtcgaggttataatgaatgtatgaacacaatttaaaatttttgagatttaacttaacaaactttgcttatcgtgtcggaataatataaagataaagtttaaatttggttgaaaatttccgggttgtcacattttgcATGTGGGGGACACTATGGAATAAAGAAAACCGGGTACAAAGTACTCGACTCAGGTTTCTTTTGGCCTTCTATCTTCAAAGATGCATGTGAGTATGTTAAAAATTGTGAAATATGTCAAAGGATAGGGGAATTTATAGACGTAATGTAATGCTCATGAACCCAATTTTGGTTTGTGAGTTTTTTTAAGTCTCGGGTATAGACTTTATGGGACCTTTCCCACCACCCTTCGGGTTTGAGTATATATTAGTGGCCGTCGACTATGTTTTCAAATGGGTGGAAGCTGAGGCCACTCGGACCAATGACCACAAGGTTGTTCttagttttgtaaaaaaaaatattttgtgtcGTCATGGTATCCCTAGGGCTATTATTAATGATGGGGGTTCACACTTTAAGAACTCACATTTTGCTAAACTTTTGAGGAATTATGGGGTAAACCACCTTATTGTTAAGCCTTACTATCCCCAAACAATTGGGCAAGTGGAGGTATCTAATAGGGAACTCAAAAGAATTTTAGAAAAAACCATGAATCCTAATCGCAAAGATTGGTCTTTAAGACTAGACGATGCGCTTTGGGCCTATCGAACGACATACAAAACCCCTATTGGTACTTCACCTTACCGACTTgtatatgggaaggcatgtcacttaCCTGTTGAAATTGAGCATCGTACAGAGTGGGCTATTAAACAGGTTAACATGAACATAGACGAGGCGAGAAAAGTAAGGAAGTTAGAACTGTCAGAGTTAGAGGAGTTGAGATGCGATGCATATGAAAGCTCAAAAATTTACAAGGAGAAAATAAAAGCTTTTCATGATGAGCAAATCATAAGGCGGACGTTTGTGGTAGGACAAAATGTTTGGTTGTTTAATTCGAGATTGAAGCTATTTGCAAGAAAATTGAGAAGTAAATGGGATGGGCCATATGTTGTTACTAAGGTTACTCCGCATGGGGAAATTCAAATACAAGATCCAAAGGATGGATAACCATTCTTGGTTAATGGGCAACGGTTGAAAATCTCTCCGAATTCTTCACTTGAAGACATTAAACTAGTTGAAACGGTTCACTTTGAGCCAATGGAAGTTCATCAACTTAAAATGATTCGGGTCGGAGAACCAAAGAAGTATGTTAGCAAAGAAAGCCTTGATGCATGGATTGATGAAAATGTTAGTATTAGCCATGTGCCCGGTTATGATACTTGGGATTATGATGGGCGATTTGATGATGCGCCCGATGATGTGGTATCTGAGGTTATTTCGGATGAgtgttttgaggaatttcatgaAGATTAGTCGTTAGATGAAGATGTTAAAGGAAGACCGGTGATCCTTCGCCATGAAGAAGATCCGGTTGAGATATTTTTCGAGTGAAGTTTCATCGGGGTATTACCTCATTTTGTTACTGATCATCGTGAATTCAAAGTGATAGCCGATTTAGGATCTTCGATTAATATCATGTCATATGCGTTGTACAAGCAATTGTTTCATGAAAAGTGTTCTTTATGATCGTTGAGGGAATCAAACTCGATAATTACATTTGAAAACAACGCAAAGTGTAAGGCATACGGGTTGCTGCGCAATCTGATGATTAGTATTAAAGTAGTTTTTATTGAAGCACCTTTCACTATCTTCGACATGCCAACAGATGAAGAAGTCGCGTTGTTAGTGGGACATGGTTTGATTGCAACCGCGGGTGGTAAATTAGATCCGGCAGCGGGTGCTATTACTTTTGAAGGTGGAAATGGAATTTTTAGATTTTGTAATTCGGAGAATATGAGATTCCCTTCGGCGTATATAGTTGAAAGAGAGTTCATAGATGAGTATACTATGATGATCGGGGTGCAAGAGGAAGAAACGAATGAAGTACTTAACAAAGAAGAGGTCGATGATACTATTGATATGGAAGAGATTTATCAAACTGTTGAGTGTTGGGGAAATCTACTCGATCAACGCTTAAATTCTGAATTGAATGATGATGAGAAAGATGAGATTTTATGCGATTCAATGAAATGAAGGTACAAAGAATTCAAGAAAGCTCGAGGTGATTATAAGTTGACTGAAAGAATGTTGTTTGAATTAAAACCAGAGGAACAAGAAGTGCTTCTAGAAATCATCGAAGAAGAAAAGTCCTTTCATTTTTATTTGGAAAGACAATTGAAGCGAAAAAGTGATGAAGGTTCAAGTAAAATTGAAACTGTTCACGTCAAAACGATAGAAGAAGCACTTAAAAAAGAAAAGGAATCGGATATAAATGTGGATGAGATTCGAGAAACACTTGAGCATATGTGGGGCAAAGAACAAACGGACAAGTTTATGAAAAACACTAAGAATTCTTTTTTCGATGATAAAGGTTGTACAATTGAAGAGGTTGAGTGCACAAAACCCATACCGTAATGTCAATATAAGCCTTGAAGAAGGTTAAGAGATCCAGGTGAGTTCTTAGTTGTGTGTCGGTTTTGGAATGAAAAGGATTACACAACATTGTTAGATTCGAGTATAAGTGTTAATACTATGCCAGCTATAATTGCAATGCCTTTGGGTAATCGGGAGTTAGTTCGTACCAATACGGATATTCGTTTTGAGAATCAAACTGTTGATAAGCGAATCAGAATCGTGGAGGATGTTACTCTTATTATTCACGGTGTTGGCTATAAAGAAGACTTTTTCATAATGAATTGTGCACCGGATGAGAAAAGTCCAATAGTGCTGGGGCGGGTTTCTTGGCAACTGTGCGAACGTCATTATATTTTGATACGGGAACATTGGTGATAAAAGATGAAGACATAATGATCGCTCTCAATCATCGATTTGGATATGGATTTGACTCTAGCAACATCGGAGTCAAGGATACCGGAGATTGCTAAGCATGGAAGAGGAGTCGAGTGCGCGACACCGAAATAAACACCGCACGACCTTGTAAAGTTTGTaagcttttctttctatttttctaCATACGAGCGGAAAACGGACCATATTTTATGAGGCAACACGGGTTGGATTTATGGACTATCTCTATTTTAGAGCATTGAGGACAATGCTTTGCTCTAAGTGTGGGAGGGGGTCAAGACTTAGACTTTGTCCCGAGAAAAAAAAGGGGGCCCAGCCGCAAAATGCGATGGCCAGCCGCAAATTGCGGCCGAGTTTTTGAGCGAACAACATCAGGGTTAAAACATGCGCAAGCCTTGTTTTTGCGGCCCAACCGTAAATTACGCCCCTTTACCGCAAATTGCGACTGGGGGGTCGGTCACCACTTAAAAAAACAAAACAGTTTTTTTAAACCCCCTTTCACCTTGAACCCGTCGCCTATTTGCACACACACAAACAGACCCTAAGTTTTTGATTTCTTTCACAATTTCGCTTATAATCCATCAATTAATAATCATCTAACATCATTCCAACATCAAAATCATCATAAAAATCAAAGCTATTGGGTTTAATTGGGTGTTCTTGAGAAAAACCCAAATTCAAGGGTTTAAAAGTTGACAAAATTgatgaaatggtccctgtggtttgtaccaaaaagcTGGTTTCGTCCCTAGgctttttttttgatggatttcgtCCCCGACTTATGTCCCTTCTGCTGGTTTGGTCCTTATTTCTAACGGTCATCTGTTTTAGACGTTAAATGGAAGCACGTGCCAAAAACGTGATGGGTAATTTCGGAATTACATTTTAAGGGACCTTTTGAGCAGTTTTTAAACTTAAATGATATTAATAGCTTCACCTAACTCAATCGTTGTCTCTTTAAATTCAGGTGCAAAATCCATCTTCTACCTCTCGCCATCTGAAAAAATCAACACAAATTCGTTCAATTTAGGGCTTCATTACTCAGTGTCTTCAAGATGGTTAATTGTTATTGTGGTTTGATAGCTGTACGCAAATGTTCCTGGACCGACAGAAACCTAGGTCGACGTTTTTATTGTTGCCCAAATCAGGTAATTAATGAACTGAATAACGAATTGGATTTTGATTCTATGTTTTGTAGGTATTATTAATCGTTACATTTAATCAATTTTGGTCCTTTTGCTTCAGTCTTCAGATTGCCATTTTTTCTTGTGGTTTGACCCACCAATGGGTGCACGTGCTGTTGCAATCATTCCAGGATTATTGAACAGGATAAACAGGCCGGAGAAGATAGTTAAAACGTTGAAGATGATTTTGATGCTTAGTTGGTTTTTCTTTGTTGTTTATGCTGTGCTAAACTAGTAGGTTGTTGTTAGTCATCGTCTTGTAGTTTGGTTAGTAAGTTTGTGGTAATTTATTGGTTAGGTTCAATGAAATGGTCATTGTATTTAGTTTTGGTTGTGTAACTCATTCTACTGTCTTTTGGTTCAATGTAATGTGTAATGAAATGGTCAAAAAAAGAGTGTTTTGGTATTATGTAATGAAATGGTTCAATGTAATGTTCAAAGAAATGGTATCATAACAACTACTTTAACAAACCATCATCTAACATAAAACTACCATTACAATAAACCTGGAATAATTGGCAACATCAAACAACATGTCCAAAATACATGATCAGTACACTGATAATCAAACAAGTTCAAAAGACATAAACCACTACAAGTTCAAAGGACATAAACCATTACAAgttcaaaagacaataaaaaacaaGGCATCACCAACTACACAACATGCCCTTTCCCTTTCTTCTTGCTAGCAGCTTCACTTGACATCTTCCTTTTCTTCCCATCATTGCCATCATCTCCACAACCCCTAGAGTTATGCCCATACAATTTACACTTACCACATTGCACAGTCTTCCCCTTTCTTGTCAATTTCCCCCTGTTATTAGCATCTTCCTTCTCATCCATTAATTTCCTCCTTGATTTCTTAGGCCTGCCTGCAGTCTTGATCTTTTTTGGTGGTAACAGTTTTACAAGTACAGAAGACTTCACCCACAACTCTCTCCCATTAACAGGTTGAATGCTAAAAGCATAGGCTTGTTTCCAAGTTTCTAGTCTATAAACATGATGAACCCAGTCTTCAACATGCCCTACTTCCATTGAATTCTCAGTCATGTTATATAAACATGCAACAACATGCTTACATGGCATGCCTGTTATCTCCCATTTTCTACAAGCACATGACCTATTCTGCATATCCACCACAACTTGGTCACCATGAGGACCATTCACCTGATATTGCCCAGTACCATTCCACAAAACAACACAACTGTTAGCTTCTCTCTTCACCACATCAAATAACTTAGTAGCAGTAGGAGTTAGAGGTCCATCACTTTTGGCAGCCACATTCAACACATTAGCAATCCTTTTCATCAAATACTCTCTTATATACTCCAATGCAGTCACTATTGGCTTGTCCCTAGCATCACACAACCACCTATTCAAAACCTCACACATGTTGTTTAGCAAAACATCAGACACTGCCCTATGTGAGAAATGGCTTCCAGCCCAATGTTTTGGTGGAATGTCATCTAGTTATTTGTGACATCTTGCATCCAATTTTTTCATCTCCAATATAGCCCTTTCAAACTGTGGTACAGTTGTTGCCCTAGCACAGTTCCACAAGTGATTTTTAAAAGCATGTCCTCTCCACCCTTTTGCCTTCATATTCTCATGAATATGTCTTAGACAAAATCGATGCTCAGCACAAGGAAATTGCTGTTGAATAGCAGGAAGGAGACCCTGTACATTCAAAAGCATATTGCACAATGTAATAATAGTACATcatattaacataaaaattattaaCCAAATAAATCATACCTTTTGTCTGTCACTTATGAAAGTGAAGTTTGACATAGGTGTAATCTCCAAATCTTCAGCTAATAATTTCAAAAACCATTCCCATGATGAAAAACACTCCTGCTCAACTATAGCATATGCTACTGGGTAAATACCATTGTTGCAATCTATACCAACAGCAGTCAACATGTGTCCAGTTGCAGGCTCCTTTATAAAAGCACCATCAACACCAAGCAAGTCTCTTTCAATTGTTTTAAAACATTGTTTCAACACTCCTAAACAGATGCACACCCTTTTAAACACATGTGTTTTAGCTTTTGGATTATTATTCTCAGTTTGAACCCTCACAGTTGTTCCTGGGTTACACCTAACTAACTCTTCAAGGTAATCCCTCAGATCTGCATACTGATCAATGTAATCACCTTTCAAAATTTGTTTTGCCTTACTCAGTGCCCTATAAGCCTTGAATTTAGAAACTTGTAACTCATGCTTTGCTTCCATTTGAGCCTTAACAGCTTTTGTTGGAAGGTTAGGGTTAGATGCTAATTGGTCAACCAATTGTTTAGAAAGGAAAGTATAGGTACAGTGCTTGTTAACCCTTGAATGCAAACATGTATGATGAGGTTTGTAGGTTTTTACTTGCCAAGTTTCTAGATTTGGGAGTTTAGATGTTTGAAGAACCCACTCACACTTTTTAGGTTTCCCCTCCTTATTGTCTGGTAGCTCACATGACTTTAAAGcatctttatttttttttgttttattctcCACCCCACATGAGGTACTCTCTTCTGGATCACTTTTCAAACATTGACTAGTATTATCCACTACTCCTAAACATATTGCTCTAACCCCTAATTTGTCATTCTTTTTAATAAACAAGTGCCATCTAGTTTCTACTGCATGTACCCTGATTGCCTCTTTTACCTCTGCTGCACTTGAAAACTTTTGGCCCAACTGAAAATGAGTCTTTGTTAAATCTGTATTTTCTCTTTGTTGCTTTTTCAACTCCTTTATCTTCTTCCTCCTTACTGGATCCTCCCCAAGATCAGCATCATCACCACTAGAAAACTCATCAAAGTCCATTATTTCTAAATCATCCCCCATTCCATCAGTGTTTTCAGTGACATCAGTGTTGATGGGCACCTTTGAAAACTTGCACCTGAACTCTTTCATATCAACATGCACATCAACTACTTTGTGTGCTTCATCTTCCACCAAGTCATCCTCATTTTCCACCATCACATCCTCAGTCTCATCTTCCACCAAGTCATCCTCATCTTCCACCATCACATCCTCAGTTTCAGCTACTTTTTGTGCTTCATCTTCCACCAACACATCATCATTTTCATCTAAATTATCCCCAATTCCCTCATTATCTACTTGAACATCATCATACATATGGTGCAATACATCTTCAGTTTCCTTATCATTCAATACTTCACTTTGTTGGGTGTTAACAAAATCATCTACTTGCTTATGAGAACATTCACCATATTCTAATGCAAGATTCCTACATAAACTACCATTTTTTACATTGTGTTTTTTACTTGCACTTAGTTTTGGGACAACTGGAACATCTTCTTCAAGGTCTTCTATGATAATTTTTGGTCTACCTAATGGACTCAGTTGTGCATATACATTACTGAAATCATGTTCACTATACATCCATATTTCTTTATGATCAGTCACATACGACATCAAGTTCAAAACATCCTGGTCACTACCAAAATCTTGTAATCCATAATCCAAATGAGTATTAGGTTTCAAAAAGTGGAACAAAATCAAACTTCTACCATCGTACCCAAGTGACTCAATAATATCATTCATCATAATTACAGACCATGTATCAATGTCAATAAGATAAATATAAGTGACCCTACCATTGACGTATTCTCTTCCAGGCTTATCTGTAAAATGACCCCCATGATGAAGCTTTATTGAGAAATAGTTCGGATACAAACCTGaaagagcaaaaaaaaaaaaatccattaATTTCAATTTTTTTGAAAAAAACGCTACTTTTACAGTAAATTAGGGCTAACAATGTAGACTAGATACATACTGTATATGTCAACAAGATCGTAATCTTCTCCTTCTTCTCTTATCCTGTAATAATCGTCAGACATTGTTGTTCGAATTAGGTTTTGAACTGATTTCACTGTAGGGGTTTTTTGTGTTCTAGGGTTTGTGAGTGTCGATTGTTTGGTAGGAGTGTATAAAAGGTCCTTGAGGTTTGTTGTTACTCATTTAAGTTTAAAAACTGCTCAAACGGTCCCTTAAAATGTAATTCCAAAATTACCCATCACATTTTTGGCACGTGCTTCCATTTAACGTCTAAAACAGATGACTGTCAGAAATAAGGACCAAACCAGCAGAAGGGACATAAGTCGGGGACGAAATCCATAAAAAAAAGCCTAGGGATGAAACCAgctttttggtacaaaccacagggacaatTTCAGCAATTTTATCTTAAAAGTTTGGGTTGATTTTGCCACCTATTGAGTGAATTGTTCTAATCATCCATCAAGGTCTTCTCTTGTGTTTTTCTTTCCTTTTCTTTGTTCAATTTTCAACTTTTGTGATAAGTATGTTTAGGGTTCATATTATACCCGAATTTGTTAATGTTTTGTGCATATATTATTTTAATCTGAATTTGTTTTGTCTAATAGAATGTGTTAGGTTATGTTTGCATAATTAGTTTATGAATTAGATTGAACTTGGACAATTGCTTGCTAGTAGTTGACTAAGTTAAACTTTAAAGAGTCAATTGATGATCCTTTGTGTTAGTGTGATCTTAAGTGTTTAAATTCGGGTTTATTTTGCTTATTTTAGTATAATCCTTTAATGGTGATTATGGAAGTAGTGGCATAAGTAAGTTTTCTTTTGACTTATGATTGAGTGAGAAAGTTTGTAAGGCTTTAAGTAGTTAAGATGAACAAATGAGTTGGTTAGTTGCTATTAGGTATAAGATGTGGAGATAATGCTAGGTTGTGTACATGTTTTGCTTTGTACTTAATTGATTTTTATTAAAGCATATACATGTAAGTTGAGTGTTTAGTTTGGATACTAATTGTGTGTACTAGCGTTTGTTTTCAGAAAATTCCGAAAAGAGCAAGAGTAAGCAAGGGTAAGTGA of the Rutidosis leptorrhynchoides isolate AG116_Rl617_1_P2 chromosome 5, CSIRO_AGI_Rlap_v1, whole genome shotgun sequence genome contains:
- the LOC139848983 gene encoding uncharacterized protein, which encodes MCEVLNRWLCDARDKPIVTALEYIREYLMKRIANVLNVAAKSDGPLTPTATKLFDVVKREANSCVVLWNGTGQYQVNGPHGDQVVVDMQNRSCACRKWEITGMPCKHVVACLYNMTENSMEVGHVEDWVHHVYRLETWKQAYAFSIQPVNGRELWVKSSVLVKLLPPKKIKTAGRPKKSRRKLMDEKEDANNRGKLTRKGKTVQCGKCKLYGHNSRGCGDDGNDGKKRKMSSEAASKKKGKGHVV